The Globicephala melas chromosome 20, mGloMel1.2, whole genome shotgun sequence genome contains a region encoding:
- the PITPNM3 gene encoding membrane-associated phosphatidylinositol transfer protein 3 isoform X1 — translation MAKAGRAGGPPPGGGAPWHLRNVLSDSVESSDDEFFDAREEVAEGKNAILIGMSQWNSNDLVEQIETMGKLEEHQGEANVPCTSSILQEKQRELYRVSLRRRRFPAQGSIEIHEDNEEGCPQRSCKTHVLLLVLHGGSILDTGSGDPSCKVADIHTFSSVLEKVTRAHFPAALGHILIKFVPCPAICSEAFSLVSNLNPYSHDEGCLSNSQDHIPLAALPLLAISSPQYQDAVATVIERANQVYMEFLKSPDGIGFSGQVCLIGDCVGGLLAFDAICYSAGPSGDSPGSGSRKGSVSSSQDTPVVVEEECGLASSKRLSKSSIDVSSALEDEEPKRPLPRKQSDSSTYDCEAITQHHAFLSSIHSSVLKDEAEPPVAGGPQLPEVSLGRLDFEVSDFFLFGSPLGLVLAMRRTVLPGLDGFQVRPACSQVYSFFHCADPSASRLEPLLEPKFHLVSPVSVPRYQRFPLGDGQSLLLADALHSHSSLFLEGNSRGSPPLLEAPASPPHAPRSQRPGRRISQGSSHSESSESSDSLAPVGTSRTTARWWGIKRIDYALHCPDALAAFPTVALPHLFHASYWESTDVVAFILRQVMRYESVNVKESAGLDPTALSPTNPREKWLRKRTQVKLRNVTANHRANDVIAAEDGPQVLVGRFMYGPLDMVALTGEKVDILVMAEPSSGRWVHLDTEITNSSGRITYSVPRPRRLGLGVYPVKMVVRGDQTCAMSYLTVLPRGMECVVFSIDGSFAASVSIMGSDPKVRPGAVDVVRHWQDLGYMILYITGRPDMQKQRVVSWLSQHNFPQGMIFFSDGLVHDPLRQKAIFLRNLMQECFIKISAAYGSTKDISVYSVLGLPPSQIFIVGRPTKKYQTQCQFLSEGYAAHLAALEAGHRSRPKKNSSRMILRKGSFGLHAQPEFLRKRNHLRRTMSVQQPDPPANPKPERAQSQPESDKDHERPLPALSWARGPPKFESVP, via the exons GAGAACTGTACCGGGTTTCCTTGAGAAGGCGGAGGTTCCCAGCCCAGGGAAGCATCGAGATCCACGAAGACAACGAG GAAGGCTGCCCGCAGCGCTCCTGCAAGACGCACGTCCTCCTGCTGGTGCTGCACGGGGGGAGCATCCTGGACACGGGCTCGGGGGACCCGTCCTGCAAGGTGGCCGACATCCACACCTTCAGCTCCGTGCTGGAGAAGGTCACGCGCGCCCACTTCCCCGCAGCCCTGGGCCACATCCTCATCAAGTTCGTCCCCTGTCCCGCCATCTGCTCTGAGGCTTTCTCACTCGTCTCCAA CCTGAATCCCTACAGCCACGATGAGGGCTGTCTCAGCAACAGCCAGGACCACATCCCTCTGGCCGCCCTGCCCCTGTTGGCCATCTCCTCCCCGCAGTACCAGGATGCAGTTGCCACCGTCATCGAGCGAGCCAACCAGGTGTACATGGAGTTCCTCAAATCCCCCGATGGGATTGGCTTCAGTGGGCAG GTGTGTCTCATCGGGGACTGTGTGGGGGGCCTCCTGGCCTTCGATGCCATCTGCTACAGCGCGGGGCCCTCAGGTGACAGCCCTGGCAGCGGCAGCCGGAAGGGGAGTGTCAGCAGCTCGCAG GACACCCCAGTTGTGGTGGAGGAGGAATGCGGCCTGGCCAGCAGCAAGAGGCTCAGCAAGAGCAGCATCGATGTCTCCAGCGCGTTGGAGGATGAAGAGCCCAAGAGGCCACTGCCCCGGAAGCAGAGCGACTCCTCCACCTATGACTGCGAGGCCATCACCCAGCATCACGCCTTCCTATCGAG CATCCACTCGAGCGTGCTGAAGGATGAGGCTGAGCCCCCTGTGGCCGGGGGGCCCCAGCTCCCCGAGGTCAGCCTGGGCCGCTTGGATTTTGAGGTGTCCGACTTCTTCCTCTTTGGCTCGCCCCTGGGCCTGGTCCTGGCCATGCGGAGGACGGTGCTGCCCGGACTGGATG gttTCCAGGTACGTCCTGCCTGCAGTCAGGTCTACAGCTTTTTCCACTGCGCAGACCCCTCTGCCTCCCGGCTTGAACCACTGCTGGAGCCCAAGTTCCACCTGGTGTCGCCCGTCAGCGTGCCCCGCTACCAGAGGTTCCCGCTGGGTGACGGACAGTCCCTCCTCCTTG CTGACGCCCTGCACAGCCACAGCTCCCTCTTCCTGGAGGGCAACTCCCGGGGCAGCCCGCCGCTTCTGGAGGCCCCGGCCTCACCCCCTCACGCCCCGAGGTCCCAGCGCCCGGGGCGGAGGATAAGCCAGGGCAGCTCCCACAGTGAGAGCTCGGAGTCCTCGGACAGCCTGGCCCCCGTGGGCACCTCCCGCA CCACAGCCAGGTGGTGGGGCATCAAGCGCATCGACTACGCCCTGCACTGCCCCGACGCCCTCGCCGCCTTCCCCACCGTAGCCCTGCCCCACCTCTTCCACGCCAGCTACTGGGAGTCCACGGACGTGGTGGCCTTCATCCTGAGACAG GTGATGCGCTACGAGAGCGTGAACGTCAAGGAGAGTGCTGGCTTGGACCCCACAGCACTGAGCCCCACCAACCCCCGCGAGAAGTGGCTTCGTAAGAGGACCCAGGTCAAGCTGCGG AATGTCACTGCCAACCACCGGGCCAACGACGTGATTGCTGCCGAAGACGGCCCCCAGGTCCTGGTGGGGCGGTTCATGTACGGGCCCCTCGACATGGTGGCCCTGACCGGGGAGAAG GTGGACATCCTGGTGATGGCAGAGCCTTCCTCCGGCCGCTGGGTGCACTTGGACACAGAGATCACGAACAGCAGCGGCCGGATCACGTACAGCGTGCCGCGGCCCCGGCGCCTGGGGCTCGGCGTCTACCCTGTGAAGATGGTCGTCAG GGGCGACCAGACCTGCGCGATGAGCTACCTCACAGTGCTGCCCCGGGGCATGGAGTGCGTGGTCTTCAGCATCGACGGCTCCTTCGCGGCCAGCGTGTCCATCATGGGAAGCGACCCCAAGGTCCGGCCAGGGGCAGTGGACGTTGTCCG GCACTGGCAGGACCTGGGCTACATGATCCTCTACATCACGGGGCGGCCGGACATGCAGAAGCAGCGGGTGGTGTCGTGGCTGTCCCAGCACAACTTCCCACAGGGCATGATCTTCTTCTCGGACGGGCTGGTGCACGACCCGCTGCGGCAGAAGGCCATCTTCCTGCGCAACCTCATGCAGGAG TGCTTCATCAAAATCAGTGCGGCCTACGGCTCCACGAAGGACATCTCCGTCTACAGTGTGCTAGGCCTGCCACCCTCCCAGATCTTCATTGTGGGCCGGCCCACCAAGAAGTATCAAACCCAGTGCCAG TTCCTGAGCGAGGGCTACGCCGCGCACTTGGCCGCGCTGGAGGCCGGCCACCGCTCGCGCCCCAAGAAGAACAGCTCGCGTATGATCCTGCGCAAGGGCAGCTTCGGCCTCCACGCGCAGCCCGAGTTCCTGCGGAAGCGCAACCACCTGCGCCGGACCATGTCTGTGCAGCAGCCCGACCCGCCCGCCAACCCCAAGCCCGAGCGGGCCCAGAGCCAGCCCGAGTCCGACAAGGACCACGAGCGGCCCCTGCCCGCGCTCAGCTGGGCGCGCGGGCCCCCCAAGTTCGAGTCGGTGCCCTGA
- the PITPNM3 gene encoding membrane-associated phosphatidylinositol transfer protein 3 isoform X2, with protein sequence MSQWNSNDLVEQIETMGKLEEHQGEANVPCTSSILQEKQRELYRVSLRRRRFPAQGSIEIHEDNEEGCPQRSCKTHVLLLVLHGGSILDTGSGDPSCKVADIHTFSSVLEKVTRAHFPAALGHILIKFVPCPAICSEAFSLVSNLNPYSHDEGCLSNSQDHIPLAALPLLAISSPQYQDAVATVIERANQVYMEFLKSPDGIGFSGQVCLIGDCVGGLLAFDAICYSAGPSGDSPGSGSRKGSVSSSQDTPVVVEEECGLASSKRLSKSSIDVSSALEDEEPKRPLPRKQSDSSTYDCEAITQHHAFLSSIHSSVLKDEAEPPVAGGPQLPEVSLGRLDFEVSDFFLFGSPLGLVLAMRRTVLPGLDGFQVRPACSQVYSFFHCADPSASRLEPLLEPKFHLVSPVSVPRYQRFPLGDGQSLLLADALHSHSSLFLEGNSRGSPPLLEAPASPPHAPRSQRPGRRISQGSSHSESSESSDSLAPVGTSRTTARWWGIKRIDYALHCPDALAAFPTVALPHLFHASYWESTDVVAFILRQVMRYESVNVKESAGLDPTALSPTNPREKWLRKRTQVKLRNVTANHRANDVIAAEDGPQVLVGRFMYGPLDMVALTGEKVDILVMAEPSSGRWVHLDTEITNSSGRITYSVPRPRRLGLGVYPVKMVVRGDQTCAMSYLTVLPRGMECVVFSIDGSFAASVSIMGSDPKVRPGAVDVVRHWQDLGYMILYITGRPDMQKQRVVSWLSQHNFPQGMIFFSDGLVHDPLRQKAIFLRNLMQECFIKISAAYGSTKDISVYSVLGLPPSQIFIVGRPTKKYQTQCQFLSEGYAAHLAALEAGHRSRPKKNSSRMILRKGSFGLHAQPEFLRKRNHLRRTMSVQQPDPPANPKPERAQSQPESDKDHERPLPALSWARGPPKFESVP encoded by the exons GAGAACTGTACCGGGTTTCCTTGAGAAGGCGGAGGTTCCCAGCCCAGGGAAGCATCGAGATCCACGAAGACAACGAG GAAGGCTGCCCGCAGCGCTCCTGCAAGACGCACGTCCTCCTGCTGGTGCTGCACGGGGGGAGCATCCTGGACACGGGCTCGGGGGACCCGTCCTGCAAGGTGGCCGACATCCACACCTTCAGCTCCGTGCTGGAGAAGGTCACGCGCGCCCACTTCCCCGCAGCCCTGGGCCACATCCTCATCAAGTTCGTCCCCTGTCCCGCCATCTGCTCTGAGGCTTTCTCACTCGTCTCCAA CCTGAATCCCTACAGCCACGATGAGGGCTGTCTCAGCAACAGCCAGGACCACATCCCTCTGGCCGCCCTGCCCCTGTTGGCCATCTCCTCCCCGCAGTACCAGGATGCAGTTGCCACCGTCATCGAGCGAGCCAACCAGGTGTACATGGAGTTCCTCAAATCCCCCGATGGGATTGGCTTCAGTGGGCAG GTGTGTCTCATCGGGGACTGTGTGGGGGGCCTCCTGGCCTTCGATGCCATCTGCTACAGCGCGGGGCCCTCAGGTGACAGCCCTGGCAGCGGCAGCCGGAAGGGGAGTGTCAGCAGCTCGCAG GACACCCCAGTTGTGGTGGAGGAGGAATGCGGCCTGGCCAGCAGCAAGAGGCTCAGCAAGAGCAGCATCGATGTCTCCAGCGCGTTGGAGGATGAAGAGCCCAAGAGGCCACTGCCCCGGAAGCAGAGCGACTCCTCCACCTATGACTGCGAGGCCATCACCCAGCATCACGCCTTCCTATCGAG CATCCACTCGAGCGTGCTGAAGGATGAGGCTGAGCCCCCTGTGGCCGGGGGGCCCCAGCTCCCCGAGGTCAGCCTGGGCCGCTTGGATTTTGAGGTGTCCGACTTCTTCCTCTTTGGCTCGCCCCTGGGCCTGGTCCTGGCCATGCGGAGGACGGTGCTGCCCGGACTGGATG gttTCCAGGTACGTCCTGCCTGCAGTCAGGTCTACAGCTTTTTCCACTGCGCAGACCCCTCTGCCTCCCGGCTTGAACCACTGCTGGAGCCCAAGTTCCACCTGGTGTCGCCCGTCAGCGTGCCCCGCTACCAGAGGTTCCCGCTGGGTGACGGACAGTCCCTCCTCCTTG CTGACGCCCTGCACAGCCACAGCTCCCTCTTCCTGGAGGGCAACTCCCGGGGCAGCCCGCCGCTTCTGGAGGCCCCGGCCTCACCCCCTCACGCCCCGAGGTCCCAGCGCCCGGGGCGGAGGATAAGCCAGGGCAGCTCCCACAGTGAGAGCTCGGAGTCCTCGGACAGCCTGGCCCCCGTGGGCACCTCCCGCA CCACAGCCAGGTGGTGGGGCATCAAGCGCATCGACTACGCCCTGCACTGCCCCGACGCCCTCGCCGCCTTCCCCACCGTAGCCCTGCCCCACCTCTTCCACGCCAGCTACTGGGAGTCCACGGACGTGGTGGCCTTCATCCTGAGACAG GTGATGCGCTACGAGAGCGTGAACGTCAAGGAGAGTGCTGGCTTGGACCCCACAGCACTGAGCCCCACCAACCCCCGCGAGAAGTGGCTTCGTAAGAGGACCCAGGTCAAGCTGCGG AATGTCACTGCCAACCACCGGGCCAACGACGTGATTGCTGCCGAAGACGGCCCCCAGGTCCTGGTGGGGCGGTTCATGTACGGGCCCCTCGACATGGTGGCCCTGACCGGGGAGAAG GTGGACATCCTGGTGATGGCAGAGCCTTCCTCCGGCCGCTGGGTGCACTTGGACACAGAGATCACGAACAGCAGCGGCCGGATCACGTACAGCGTGCCGCGGCCCCGGCGCCTGGGGCTCGGCGTCTACCCTGTGAAGATGGTCGTCAG GGGCGACCAGACCTGCGCGATGAGCTACCTCACAGTGCTGCCCCGGGGCATGGAGTGCGTGGTCTTCAGCATCGACGGCTCCTTCGCGGCCAGCGTGTCCATCATGGGAAGCGACCCCAAGGTCCGGCCAGGGGCAGTGGACGTTGTCCG GCACTGGCAGGACCTGGGCTACATGATCCTCTACATCACGGGGCGGCCGGACATGCAGAAGCAGCGGGTGGTGTCGTGGCTGTCCCAGCACAACTTCCCACAGGGCATGATCTTCTTCTCGGACGGGCTGGTGCACGACCCGCTGCGGCAGAAGGCCATCTTCCTGCGCAACCTCATGCAGGAG TGCTTCATCAAAATCAGTGCGGCCTACGGCTCCACGAAGGACATCTCCGTCTACAGTGTGCTAGGCCTGCCACCCTCCCAGATCTTCATTGTGGGCCGGCCCACCAAGAAGTATCAAACCCAGTGCCAG TTCCTGAGCGAGGGCTACGCCGCGCACTTGGCCGCGCTGGAGGCCGGCCACCGCTCGCGCCCCAAGAAGAACAGCTCGCGTATGATCCTGCGCAAGGGCAGCTTCGGCCTCCACGCGCAGCCCGAGTTCCTGCGGAAGCGCAACCACCTGCGCCGGACCATGTCTGTGCAGCAGCCCGACCCGCCCGCCAACCCCAAGCCCGAGCGGGCCCAGAGCCAGCCCGAGTCCGACAAGGACCACGAGCGGCCCCTGCCCGCGCTCAGCTGGGCGCGCGGGCCCCCCAAGTTCGAGTCGGTGCCCTGA